In Canis lupus dingo isolate Sandy chromosome 25, ASM325472v2, whole genome shotgun sequence, one genomic interval encodes:
- the FBXO16 gene encoding F-box only protein 16 isoform X4, which translates to MPEKGSIDGDWTTGRKGGGWTESKKKLPWQHQRLRLEEGGELKEVFEERRALLGKWFDKWTDSQRRRILTGLLERCSLSQQKFCCQKLQEKIPAEALDFTTKLPRVLSLYIFSFLDPRSLCRCAQVSWHWKNLTELDQLWMLKCLRFNWYINFSPTPFEQGIWKKHYIQMVKELHVTKPKTPPKDGFSIANVQPVTSRSPGEKQSPASAFRSSSSLRKKTHAAEKELPPWRSSDKHPTDIIRFNYLDNCDPIEQIWQGRRKRHEMNPDFSRQSRDKKNKLQDRSRLRKAQSLNHQVVI; encoded by the exons ATGCCAGAGAAAGGATCTATAGATGGTGATTGGACTACTGGAAGGAAGGGTGGGGGCTGGACAGAGTCAAAGAAAAAGCTGCCATGGCAACACCAGCGCTTGAGGCTTGAAGAGGGAGGTGAGCTGAAAGAG gtaTTTGAAGAAAGAAGAGCTCTGCTTGGAAAATGG tttgacAAATGGACAGACTCTCAACGGAGAAGAATCTTGACAGGCCTGTTAGAACGTTGCTCCCTGTCACAGCAGAAGTTCTGCTGTCAAAAGCTTCAGGAAAAAATTCCAGCAGAAGCTCTGGATTTTACTACCAAGCTTCCAAGGGTGTTATCTTTatacatcttttctttcctggaCCCCCGAAGCCTATGTCGTTGTGCACAG GTGAGCTGGCATTGGAAGAACTTAACAGAGTTGGATCAGCTCTGGATGCTCAAATGTCTACGATTTAACTGGTACATCAATTTTTCTCCAACTCCCTTTGAGCAGGGTATATGGAAGAAGCACTACATTCAAATGGTAAAAGAACTTCATGTTACCAAGCCTAAG ACGCCTCCAAAAGATGGGTTTTCCATTGCCAATGTTCAACCAGTTACAAGCAGGTCTCCAGGGGAAAAGCAGTCTCCTGCATCAGCTTTCCGGTCCTCTTCCTCTTTGAGGAAGAAGACTCACGCAGCGGAGAAAGAACTCCCACCCTGGCGATCCTCTGATAAGCACCCAACTGATATCATTCGCTTCAATTATCTGGACAACTGTGACCCCATTGAGCAAATCTGGCAAGG gaggaggaaaagacaTGAAATGAACCCAGATTTCAGTCGACAGTCAcgtgataagaaaaataaattgcaggACAGATCTAGGCTAAGAAAAGCGCAGTCACTG aatcATCAAGTGGTGATTTAA
- the FBXO16 gene encoding F-box only protein 16 isoform X3, whose amino-acid sequence MPEKGSIDGDWTTGRKGGGWTESKKKLPWQHQRLRLEEGGELKEVFEERRALLGKWFDKWTDSQRRRILTGLLERCSLSQQKFCCQKLQEKIPAEALDFTTKLPRVLSLYIFSFLDPRSLCRCAQVSWHWKNLTELDQLWMLKCLRFNWYINFSPTPFEQGIWKKHYIQMVKELHVTKPKTPPKDGFSIANVQPVTSRSPGEKQSPASAFRSSSSLRKKTHAAEKELPPWRSSDKHPTDIIRFNYLDNCDPIEQIWQGRRKRHEMNPDFSRQSRDKKNKLQDRSRLRKAQSLMSRRNPFSLYP is encoded by the exons ATGCCAGAGAAAGGATCTATAGATGGTGATTGGACTACTGGAAGGAAGGGTGGGGGCTGGACAGAGTCAAAGAAAAAGCTGCCATGGCAACACCAGCGCTTGAGGCTTGAAGAGGGAGGTGAGCTGAAAGAG gtaTTTGAAGAAAGAAGAGCTCTGCTTGGAAAATGG tttgacAAATGGACAGACTCTCAACGGAGAAGAATCTTGACAGGCCTGTTAGAACGTTGCTCCCTGTCACAGCAGAAGTTCTGCTGTCAAAAGCTTCAGGAAAAAATTCCAGCAGAAGCTCTGGATTTTACTACCAAGCTTCCAAGGGTGTTATCTTTatacatcttttctttcctggaCCCCCGAAGCCTATGTCGTTGTGCACAG GTGAGCTGGCATTGGAAGAACTTAACAGAGTTGGATCAGCTCTGGATGCTCAAATGTCTACGATTTAACTGGTACATCAATTTTTCTCCAACTCCCTTTGAGCAGGGTATATGGAAGAAGCACTACATTCAAATGGTAAAAGAACTTCATGTTACCAAGCCTAAG ACGCCTCCAAAAGATGGGTTTTCCATTGCCAATGTTCAACCAGTTACAAGCAGGTCTCCAGGGGAAAAGCAGTCTCCTGCATCAGCTTTCCGGTCCTCTTCCTCTTTGAGGAAGAAGACTCACGCAGCGGAGAAAGAACTCCCACCCTGGCGATCCTCTGATAAGCACCCAACTGATATCATTCGCTTCAATTATCTGGACAACTGTGACCCCATTGAGCAAATCTGGCAAGG gaggaggaaaagacaTGAAATGAACCCAGATTTCAGTCGACAGTCAcgtgataagaaaaataaattgcaggACAGATCTAGGCTAAGAAAAGCGCAGTCACTG
- the FBXO16 gene encoding F-box only protein 16 isoform X5: MPEKGSIDGDWTTGRKGGGWTESKKKLPWQHQRLRLEEGGELKEVFEERRALLGKWFDKWTDSQRRRILTGLLERCSLSQQKFCCQKLQEKIPAEALDFTTKLPRVLSLYIFSFLDPRSLCRCAQVSWHWKNLTELDQLWMLKCLRFNWYINFSPTPFEQGIWKKHYIQMVKELHVTKPKTPPKDGFSIANVQPVTSRSPGEKQSPASAFRSSSSLRKKTHAAEKELPPWRSSDKHPTDIIRFNYLDNCDPIEQIWQGRRKRHEMNPDFSRQSRDKKNKLQDRSRLRKAQSLF; the protein is encoded by the exons ATGCCAGAGAAAGGATCTATAGATGGTGATTGGACTACTGGAAGGAAGGGTGGGGGCTGGACAGAGTCAAAGAAAAAGCTGCCATGGCAACACCAGCGCTTGAGGCTTGAAGAGGGAGGTGAGCTGAAAGAG gtaTTTGAAGAAAGAAGAGCTCTGCTTGGAAAATGG tttgacAAATGGACAGACTCTCAACGGAGAAGAATCTTGACAGGCCTGTTAGAACGTTGCTCCCTGTCACAGCAGAAGTTCTGCTGTCAAAAGCTTCAGGAAAAAATTCCAGCAGAAGCTCTGGATTTTACTACCAAGCTTCCAAGGGTGTTATCTTTatacatcttttctttcctggaCCCCCGAAGCCTATGTCGTTGTGCACAG GTGAGCTGGCATTGGAAGAACTTAACAGAGTTGGATCAGCTCTGGATGCTCAAATGTCTACGATTTAACTGGTACATCAATTTTTCTCCAACTCCCTTTGAGCAGGGTATATGGAAGAAGCACTACATTCAAATGGTAAAAGAACTTCATGTTACCAAGCCTAAG ACGCCTCCAAAAGATGGGTTTTCCATTGCCAATGTTCAACCAGTTACAAGCAGGTCTCCAGGGGAAAAGCAGTCTCCTGCATCAGCTTTCCGGTCCTCTTCCTCTTTGAGGAAGAAGACTCACGCAGCGGAGAAAGAACTCCCACCCTGGCGATCCTCTGATAAGCACCCAACTGATATCATTCGCTTCAATTATCTGGACAACTGTGACCCCATTGAGCAAATCTGGCAAGG gaggaggaaaagacaTGAAATGAACCCAGATTTCAGTCGACAGTCAcgtgataagaaaaataaattgcaggACAGATCTAGGCTAAGAAAAGCGCAGTCACTG